A stretch of the Hypomesus transpacificus isolate Combined female chromosome 12, fHypTra1, whole genome shotgun sequence genome encodes the following:
- the stmn4l gene encoding stathmin-like 4, like translates to MTLAAKMRELPLVSLFCSCILPAPKEKTPNKTGVVDLNLCIIRDMEVIELNKRTSGQAFEVILKPPSFDGGPELRATTPPRREPSLEDIHRKLDAAEERRKCQEAEFLKHLAEKREHECEVAQKAVEEHNNFVRLAKERLEQRMEANKEKRQAHISVMLGCLQDKDKRSVEVS, encoded by the exons atgaCTCTAGCAG CCAAGATGCGAGAGCTCCCTCTGGTGTCTCTCTTCTGCTCCTGCATATTACCTGCACCCAAAGAAAAGACCCCAAACAAGACAG GTGTGGTGGATCTGAACCTGTGCATCATCAGGGACATGGAGGTGATTGAGCTGAACAAGCGTACGTCCGGCCAGGCCTTTGAGGTCATCCTAAAGCCTCCATCCTTTGACGGAGGGCCAGAGCTCCGTGCTACCACACCCCCACGCAGGGAACCCTCCCTTGAAGACATCCATAGGAAACTGGATGcagcagaggaaaggagaaag TGTCAGGAGGCAGAGTTTTTGAAGCACCTGGCTGAGAAGCGTGAACATGAGTGCGAGGTGGCCCAGAAGGCTGTGGAGGAACACAACAACTTTGTCCGCCTGGCTAAGGAGCGTCTAGAGCAACGCATGGAGGCCAACAAGGAGAAACGGCAGGCACACATCTCTGTCATGCTGGGGTGCCTGCAGGACAAG gACAAGCGCTCAGTGGAG GTTTCCTGA
- the il17a/f1 gene encoding interleukin 17a/f1 — protein sequence MYLASNLYTVMVLCGLVMTMFGAEAAPHAPPLGDKTVTLVLDSKTILPSHPIRPLHDHSTSPWTYNTTHYKDLYPPTIHQAHCSLNGCLDKEGRENLTFESKPILHQILVLRRVLGTIGGNYRYRLETMVIPVGCTCVNPSIKVQQ from the exons ATGTACTTAGCTTCCAACCTCTACACTGTAATG gtgtTGTGTGGGCTGGTAATGACGATGTTTGGGGCCGAGGCTGCCCCCCATGCTCCCCCACTGGGGGACAAGACAGTGACATTGGTTCTGGACTCCAAGACCATTCTTCCTAGTCATCCTATCAGACCCCTCCATGACCACTCAACCTCGCCATGGACTTACAA CACTACCCATTACAAGGATCTCTATCCACCCACTATCCATCAAGCTCATTGTTCCCTCAACGGCTGTCTGGACAAGGAGGGACGTGAGAACCTCACCTTTGAGTCCAAACCCATTCTGCACCAGATCCTGGTCCTACGCAGGGTATTGGGGACCATCGGAGGCAACTACCGCTACCGCCTGGAGACCATGGTGATCCCTGTGGGTTGTACCTGCGTCAATCCAAGCATCAAGGTCCAACAGTAG
- the il17a/f2 gene encoding interleukin 17a/f2: MMMLRSKASKFLAVCCCIFLALRVEAINREKDWEQQKDRYDATLIIPSNYEQASYEDAEGNGNIHTQSLSPWTWKSSTVKGRIPSTIWEAECSTTTCSHASISLGYASYNSAPIVQQVLVLQPTGNNKSYSTSYLSVSVGCTCVLARTN, translated from the exons ATGATGATGCTCCGAAGCAAGGCCTCAAAGTTCCTG GCTGTGTGCTGCTGTATTTTTCTAGCTCTCAGAGTGGAGGCCATCAATCGGGAGAAAGACTGGGAGCAACAAAAAGACAGATACGATGCTACTCTAATCATCCCTTCAAACTACGAACAGGCTTCGTACGAGGACGCAGAGGGGAACGGGAACATCCATAcacagtccctctctccttggACTTGGAA ATCCAGCACTGTTAAGGGGCGTATCCCTTCCACAATCTGGGAGGCAGAGTGCAGTACCACTACTTGCAGTCATGCATCCATCTCTCTCGGTTATGCCAGTTACAACAGTGCACCCATTGTGCAGCAGGTGCTAGTGCTGCAGCCAACAGGAAACAACAAGAGCTACAGCACATCCTACCTATCAGTGTCTGTGGGATGCACTTGTGTGTTGGCACGGACAAACTGA